The Antedon mediterranea chromosome 7, ecAntMedi1.1, whole genome shotgun sequence genome has a segment encoding these proteins:
- the LOC140054786 gene encoding uncharacterized protein has protein sequence MSGQKVFQFLDKKDLECAICLERFTEPKTLECLHSYCLHCLQSLIKTSGNVKCPKCCTQYDDISQQDLNNFTINEMLSNQVKNVEKIESGKPSECSSCDNQPEYYCPECQIYQCGQCIQQHKIISLLKDHSLYTLDKNNLPNKCKIHGGCMLEFFCRSCSKSGCKKCEHVLCCYQNSHNVIPFKTAVDEFNQNAKKVKKCAEEIKEKLKGTRDTITREKSDMESEFKLCRTAIESQEQNIIKKVQEKTRTLITDLEKIYKKNMEVVDERVKRMDSKLMKVNEMSPLINTMMNKPEERETLKSHETNVNVVKDEVLKPNFDESIFKGIVTPSFIPSKNLDNVINLEGIGKIGECLYEVAEGDRRITVIKGQTFEVKVSSAEGSETSLLAATLIDIDKSGKESATVKHLGSGVYKITGRCPKEGESKMKITARGKPVKGSPVNIKVNAQLVHTIDKKQLKVLNKEKKVKDVLLDKDGCILISSCSQDLLRFNAAYYSFVGRVLVNHRVNVAFLHQMGDGHIVHSDTYGKTVVMCDDKLKKIHAFGKGLLKNPCAMTVNKETRTMYVADSENHCVFKFNVDNGKLLGEIGTYGSEGQMNRPYGVTLTKEGNLIVADCGNNRIQMFDANDKFMRILVDSGKKDGHVVSPHYVAIDSDENILVSSNHKLQLFDKNGVFIKRIDDGGLDNPLGITIISNQPRRVAVANWGTNNVKIYNYMLGQKAFQFKLEKNDLECAICLERLTEPKTLECLHSYCLHCLQSLLETSGKIKCPKCCKMYDDLNQFDFKDLTTNEMLSYQLEYVKKIEKEKPSKCLSSDDNQPEYYCSECQLYLCGQCIKLHEIIPSTKNHSLYTLDKDDLPNKCKFHGTCMLEFYCRTCSKSGCKKCEYVLRCYQNEHNVILFKTAVDEFNQNVTDVMKSAKEIKEKLEETCNTITKERSDMESELTLSKTAIKLQEENIIKKVHENSRALLTDLEQIYKENREVVDDRVNRMDSKLMKVNRMSSLINTMMNKPEERDTFKSHEAKVNVVKDEVLKPNFDESIFKGIVTPSFIPSKNLDVINLEGIGKIGECLYEVAKGDRRITVIKGQTFEVKVSSAEGSETSLLAATLFNESGEESDNQVTHQGSGEYKITGRPNKEGKWKMNITCRAKEIEGSPVKIKVKAPVLVHTIDNIGQLKVHNNHKEVKDVLVQEDGCILISSYSKDLLKFNKEYSFIGRISLEHRVNVAYMHQMDDGKILHGDTFEKTVVMCDDKLKKICTFGEGTFKHPCGLTVNKETRIMYVADSENHCVFKFNVDNGKLLGQIGSYGSNGGYMNQPYGVALTKEGNIIVADRGNNRIQMFDANDEFMRNLVGAGCVVESPHYVIIDSKENILVSSNHKLQLFDKNGVFIKRIDDGGLNTPLGIAIISNQPRRVAVANFGSNNNHGREESVQIVLLQFDLTIKKSQ, from the exons AACCATCAGAATGCTCAAGCTGTGATAACCAACCTGAATACTACTGCCCTGAATGTCAAATTTATCAATGTGGACAATGCATCCAGCAGCATAAAATCATCAGTTTGTTGAAAGACCATTCATTGTACACTTTGGATAAAAATAATCTGCCgaataaatgtaaaattcatGGAGGTTGCATGCTTGAATTTTTTTGCAGAAGTTGCTCTAAAAGTGGATGTAAGAAATGTGAACATGTTCTTTGTTGTTATCAAAATAGCCATAATGTGATTCCATTCAAGACTGCTGTAGATGAGTTTAATCAAAATGCTAAAAAAGTTAAGAAATGTgctgaagaaataaaagaaaaacttaAAGGAACACGAGATACAATCACTAGAGAAAAATCAGACATGGAATCTGAATTCAAATTATGCAGGACAGCGATTGAATCACAAGAACAAAACATTATCAAAAAGGTTCAGGAGAAAACTAGAACTCTGATCACAGATCTTGAAaagatttacaaaaaaaatatggaGGTGGTTGATGAACGAGTTAAAAGAATGGACTCAAAGTTGATGAAAGTTAATGAGATGTCACCATTAATTAACACAATGATGAACAAACCAGAAGAAAGAGAAACACTTAAATCTCATGAGACAAATGTCAATGTTGTTAAAGATGAAGTTTTAAAACCAAACTTTGATGAATCAATATTCAAGGGGATTGTGACCCCAAGTTTCATTCCATCTAAAAACTTGGATAATGTGATCAATTTAGAAGGAATTGGTAAAATTGGTGAATGTTTGTATGAGGTTGCTGAAGGTGACAGACGTATTACAGTCATAAAGGGACAGACATTTGAAGTGAAAGTTTCAAGTGCAGAAGGAAGTGAGACATCACTATTGGCTGCAACTTTAATTGACATTGACAAATCAGGTAAAGAATCAGCCACAGTGAAACACCTGGGAAGTGGAGTGTATAAAATAACAGGAAGATGCCCTAAAGAAGGAGAATCGAAGATGAAGATAACTGCTAGAGGGAAACCAGTAAAAGGATCACCAGTGAATATCAAGGTGAATGCACAACTTGTACATACCATTGATAAAAAGCAGCTTAAAGTacttaataaagaaaaaaaagtaaaagatgTACTACTAGATAAAGATGGGTGTATATTAATATCAAGTTGTAGTCAAGATTTGCTAAGGTTTAACGCAGCTTACTACTCTTTTGTTGGTAGGGTATTAGTAAATCATCGTGTGAATGTTGCTTTTTTGCATCAAATGGGCGATGGCCATATAGTTCATAGTGACACCTATGGAAAAACTGTTGTAATGTGTGATGATAAACTGAAGAAAATTCATGCGTTTGGTAAAGGATTATTAAAAAATCCATGTGCTATGACAGTGAATAAGGAAACTAGAACCATGTATGTTGCCGATAGTGAAAATCATTGTGTGTTTAAATTCAATGTTGATAATGGTAAACTTCTTGGTGAAATAGGTACATATGGTAGTGAGGGTCAAATGAATAGACCATATGGTGTTACACTGACAAAAGAAGGAAATCTGATTGTAGCAGACTGTGGAAATAACAGAATACAAATGTTTGATGCAAATGATAAGTTTATGAGAATTCTTGTAGACAGTGGTAAGAAAGATGGTCATGTTGTTAGTCCTCATTATGTAGCCATAGACTCCGATGAAAACATCTTAGTATCGAGTAATCACAAACTACagttatttgataaaaatgggGTTTTCATCAAACGAATCGATGATGGTGGGTTAGACAATCCCCTTGGAATTACAATAATCTCTAACCAACCAAGAAGGGTAGCTGTAGCAAACTGGGGGacaaacaatgtaaaaatatataattat ATGTTGGGACAAAAAgcatttcaatttaaattagaGAAAAATGATCTTGAATGTGCAATCTGTCTAGAAAGACTGACAGAACCAAAGACACTTGAGTGTCTCCATAGTTACTGTCTTCATTGCCTACAGAGTTTGCTTGAAACAAGCGGCAAAATAAAATGTCCAAAATGCTGTAAGATGTATGATGACCTAAACCAATTTGATTTTAAAGATCTTACTACCAATGAAATGTTAAGTTATCAACTTGAGTATGTTAAAaagattgaaaaagaaaaaccatCAAAATGTTTAAGCTCTGATGATAACCAACCTGAATACTACTGCTCTGAATGTCAGCTATATCTATGTGGACAATGCATCAAGCTACATGAAATAATTCCTTCAACGAAAAACCATTCATTGTACACATTGGATAAAGATGATTTGccaaataaatgtaaatttcatGGAACCTGCATGCTTGAATTTTATTGTAGAACTTGTTCTAAAAGTGGATGCAAGAAATGTGAATATGTTCTTCGTTGTTATCAAAATGAACATAATGTGATTCTATTCAAGACGGCTGTAGATGAGTTTAATCAAAATGTTACAGATGTTATGAAAAGTGCcaaagaaattaaagaaaaactaGAAGAAACATGCAATACAATCACTAAAGAAAGATCAGACATGGAATCTGAATTAACATTATCCAAAACAGCGATTAAATTACAAGAAGAAAACATTATCAAAAAGGTTCATGAGAACAGCAGAGCTCTGTTGACAGACCTTGAACAGATTTACAAAGAAAATAGAGAGGTGGTTGACGATCGAGTTAACAGAATGGACTCAAAGTTGATGAAAGTTAATAGGATGtcatcattaattaatacaatgaTGAACAAACCAGAAGAAAGAGATACATTTAAATCTCACGAGGCAAAAGTCAATGTTGTTAAAGATGAGGTTTTAAAACCAAACTTTGATGAATCAATATTCAAGGGGATTGTGACCCCAAGTTTCATTCCATCTAAAAACTTGGATGTGATCAATTTAGAAGGAATTGGTAAAATTGGTGAATGTTTGTATGAGGTTGCTAAAGGTGACAGACGTATTACAGTCATAAAGGGACAGACATTTGAAGTGAAAGTTTCAAGTGCAGAAGGAAGTGAGACATCACTATTGGCTGCAACTTTATTTAATGAATCAGGTGAAGAATCAGACAATCAAGTGACACACCAGGGAAGTGGAGAGTACAAAATAACAGGAAGACCCAATAAAGAAGGAAAATGGAAGATGAACATCACCTGTAGAGCAAAAGAAATCGAAGGATCACCAGTGAAAATCAAGGTGAAAGCACCAGTGCTTGTACATACCATTGATAACATTGGACAGCTTAAAGTACACAACAACCATAAAGAAGTAAAAGATGTGTTAGTACAAGAAGACGGGTGTATATTAATATCAAGTTACAGTAAAGATTTACTAAAGTTTAACAAAGAATACTCTTTTATTGGTAGAATATCATTAGAACACCGTGTAAATGTTGCATATATGCACCAAATGGACGATGGCAAAATTCTTCATGGGGACACATTTGAAAAAACTGTTGTAATGTGTGATGACAAACTGAAGAAAATTTGTACATTTGGTGAAGGTACATTTAAACATCCATGTGGGCTGACAGTCAATAAGGAAACTAGAATCATGTATGTTGCAGATAGTGAAAATCATtgtgtgtttaaatttaatgttgatAATGGTAAACTTCTTGGTCAAATTGGGTCATACGGTAGCAACGGTGGATATATGAATCAACCATATGGTGTTGCACTAACAAAAGAGGGAAACATAATTGTTGCAGACCGTGGAAATAACAGAATACAAATGTTTGATGCAAATGATGAGTTTATGAGAAATCTTGTGGGTGCAGGTTGCGTTGTTGAAAGTCCTCATTATGTCATAATTGATTCTAAGGAAAACATACTGGTATCAAGTAATCACAAACTTCagttatttgataaaaatgggGTTTTTATAAAAAGAATAGATGATGGTGGGTTAAACACTCCTCTTGGAATTGCTATAATCTCTAACCAACCAAGAAGGGTAGCTGTAGCAAACTTTGGGTcaaacaat AACCATGGTAGAGAAGAGTCTGTGCAAATTGTACTTCTACAGTTTGATTTGACTATAAAGAAATCACAATAA